In Novosphingobium sp. PP1Y, the sequence CGAGGCGGCATTGCGCCACGTTGGGGGGCAGGGGAACGGCCGAGATTGCGCTGTCGATCGCCGCCGGAGCGGTGAAGCGGCTAAACGAAGCCTTCGCGACGCTCCCGATCGAGGCAGCGTGCATTACTGCGCGCTGCGAGGCGGGAATGCAGGTGCAGGTTTGATCGCACCGATGCCCTCTTGGAGTGCAGATCGTCCAAATCGACTTTTGATCCGCCAAGACGATCCGCTGCACACGAAGCAATCATTTCCGCACCACTAACCTGGAGATCAAGCTTCGATGTGCGCTATCGCGAGCTGTCACGCGTGAAGGCCCCATGGGCCTGGCTGGCCGCTAATTCGCGGTCGCGACCCGTGCGCAACGGCTCCATTGTAATCGCGGGGACCGCGGCTATTGCCCTTGCCTTGACGTGGCGGCCTGAAATTGCGCCGATCGCTGCTTCTCGGCCAGCTGAATTCTCGCAGGAGCAAATCTCGCGCGGTGCGGTTCTTGCCAAGCTCGGCGACTGCGCGGTTTGCCATACGGCGAATGACGGTCGCTCGCTCGCTGGCGCGCGGCCGCTTGCAACGCCGTTCGGCACGCTCTTCTCGGATAACCTCACACCCGATCCGGAAACCGGGCTCGGCCGCTGGTCCAAAGCGGCGTTCCGGCGCGCGATGAAGCAGGGGGTGAGCCGCGACGGATCGCACCTCTATCCGGCGCTTCCTTACGAGCATTTCACCCATGTGACCGACGCGGATCTTGATGCAATATACGCCTTTCTCATGACGCGCAGACCTGTGCGGCAGGACGCACCGTCGAACCGCCTGATCTTCCCGCTCGGCTTTCGTCCCCTGCTTGCAGGCTGGAAAATGCTGTTCCTGCATGAAGGCGGCGTTCCTGTCGATCCGGACCGATCGCCCGAGTGGAATCGCGGCGCCTATCTCGTCGAAGGGCTTGGCCATTGCGGCGGATGTCACACGCCGCGCAATCTGGCCGGGGGTGAAATCCGATCACGCGCTTTTGCCGCTGGGGTCGCCGAAGGGTGGCGTGCGCCGGCGCTCGATGCATCCAACCCGGCCGCACGCGCCTGGACGCCTGATGCGCTCTACACTTATTTGCGAACCGGGATCTCGCCCGACCATAGCGCCGCCGCCGGTCCCATGGGTCCCGTGATCGAGAGCCTCTCATCAGTGCCTGAATCGGACGTTCGGGCAATCGCAACCTATGTCGCATCCCTGATGGCCCGTCGTGACGCGGGCTCGCCCTCTTTGCCCCTCCCCGACAATCCAGTCCGCGCGGCACGCACATATCCGCAAGGTGCTCCCCTATTCGCGGGCGCTTGCGCCGGCTGCCATGGCGCGGGTGCGCCCATGATGGGTCAGGGGCGCCCTTCGCTTGGCCTCGCAACGAGCGTTCGCGACGACGAACCGACAAGCGCGATTCAGGCGATCCTGGTCGGCATTGAGCCGCCGATCGCGCAGCGTGGCCCGAAAATGCCGCCCTTTGCC encodes:
- a CDS encoding cytochrome c, which gives rise to MTWRPEIAPIAASRPAEFSQEQISRGAVLAKLGDCAVCHTANDGRSLAGARPLATPFGTLFSDNLTPDPETGLGRWSKAAFRRAMKQGVSRDGSHLYPALPYEHFTHVTDADLDAIYAFLMTRRPVRQDAPSNRLIFPLGFRPLLAGWKMLFLHEGGVPVDPDRSPEWNRGAYLVEGLGHCGGCHTPRNLAGGEIRSRAFAAGVAEGWRAPALDASNPAARAWTPDALYTYLRTGISPDHSAAAGPMGPVIESLSSVPESDVRAIATYVASLMARRDAGSPSLPLPDNPVRAARTYPQGAPLFAGACAGCHGAGAPMMGQGRPSLGLATSVRDDEPTSAIQAILVGIEPPIAQRGPKMPPFADSMTDAQVAAIVGYTRARFTDRPAWPNLEKSVRKVRKESAQP